In one Musa acuminata AAA Group cultivar baxijiao chromosome BXJ2-5, Cavendish_Baxijiao_AAA, whole genome shotgun sequence genomic region, the following are encoded:
- the LOC103985766 gene encoding cytokinin dehydrogenase 3-like, whose product MEFALFCTIVNILLLLLALCSPCKFIQSPMDFHPLIFLQSTNTSSLDFGRIKFNSPAAVLRPQSPKEISLLLSFLSASSFSKVTVAARGAGHSIHGQAQALDGVVIEMDSLPSNINIHKGTEFSPSYADVSGGALWIELLEEGLKFGLAPRSWTDYLYLSIGGTLSNGGISGQTFKYGPQISNVLQLDVVTGKGDQVTCSPTENSELFYAVLGGLGQFGIITRARILLQDAPQKVKWVRAFYDDFNTFIEDQELLVAMPNVVDYVEGFMLLNEQSLQSSSLAFPSHLKFNREFYSKSSHIVYFCIEFAIHDYQAKSTNVEQVVTEISRKMSYIPSHFYSVEVSYFDFLNRVRGEEVHLRSRGLWEVPHPWLNMFVPKSGIKDFKDLLLDNISPSDFEGLVLMYPILRDKWDTNSSAVLPDAGEAVEEVVYTVGVLRSANPATCSAQCLNDILLCHRRVAQAASSPRIGAKQYLPHHLSQSHWQHHFGRRWDQFMARKAQFDPRHILGQGIILPGTKAPRP is encoded by the exons ATGGAGTTTGCACTGTTCTGTACAATAGTTAATATCCTTTTACTGCTTCTGGCTCTCTGTTCTCCATGTAAGTTCATCCAGAGCCCCATGGACTTTCATCCCTTGATCTTCCTCCAGAGCACAAACACATCATCTCTGGACTTCGGAAGGATCAAGTTCAACTCTCCTGCTGCAGTCCTCAGACCCCAATCCCCCAAAGAGATCTCACTCCTCCTCAGCTTTCTTTCTGCTTCATCCTTCAGTAAAGTCACAGTTGCAGCCAGAGGAGCTGGCCACTCCATCCATGGCCAAGCTCAAGCCCTCGATGGAGTTGTGATAGAGATGGATTCCCTGCCCTCAAACATAAACATCCACAAAGGAACAGAATTTAGTCCTTCCTATGCTGATGTTAGCGGTGGAGCTCTTTGGATAGAACTGTTAGAAGAAGGCTTAAAGTTTGGGCTAGCTCCAAGGTCTTGGACTGATTACCTCTATCTCAGCATTGGTGGGACTCTCTCCAATGGTGGCATCAGTGGCCAGACATTCAAGTATGGACCTCAGATCAGCAATGTCTTACAACTAGATGTGGTGACAG GTAAAGGAGATCAAGTAACATGCTCACCCACTGAAAACTCAGAGCTTTTCTATGCTGTGCTGGGTGGATTGGGCCAGTTTGGCATAATAACAAGAGCAAGGATCCTGCTTCAGGATGCTCCACAGAAG GTGAAATGGGTCAGAGcattttatgatgactttaacaccTTCATTGAGGACCAAGAACTCTTGGTTGCAATGCCAAATGTGGTTGACTATGTTGAGGGATTCATGCTTCTAAATGAACAATCCTTACAAAGCTCATCCCTTGCCTTCCCATCTCATCTAAAGTTCAACCGTGAATTCTACAGCAAGAGCAGCCACATTGTCTACTTCTGCATTGAGTTCGCCATCCATGACTACCAAGCCAAGAGCACAAATGTAGAGCAA GTTGTGACTGAGATTTCCAGGAAGATGAGCTACATACCTTCCCATTTCTACAGTGTGGAGGTGTCCTACTTTGATTTCCTCAACAGGGTTAGGGGTGAGGAAGTCCACCTAAGGAGCAGAGGGCTGTGGGAGGTGCCTCACCCATGGCTCAACATGTTTGTGCCCAAGTCTGGCATCAAAGACTTCAAAGACTTGCTGCTGGACAACATCTCACCAAGTGACTTTGAAGGCCTTGTTCTCATGTACCCAATTCTAAGGGACAA GTGGGACACAAACAGTTCGGCTGTGCTGCCGGACGCCGGGGAGGCAGTGGAGGAGGTGGTGTACACAGTGGGAGTGCTCCGGTCAGCCAACCCGGCCACCTGCTCCGCCCAGTGTCTCAATGACATCCTCCTTTGCCACCGTCGGGTGGCGCAGGCTGCCTCGAGTCCCCGTATCGGGGCGAAGCAGTACCTGCCGCACCATCTCTCGCAGAGCCATTGGCAGCATCACTTCGGCCGGCGATGGGACCAGTTCATGGCGCGGAAGGCTCAGTTTGATCCCCGTCACATCCTCGGCCAGGGCATCATCCTTCCTGGAACAAAAGCGCCTCGTCCTTAG